Within bacterium, the genomic segment TGCTCCAGGTCCGATGGAGTCCTACTGTTCTGTGGACAAGCCCTGGGCTAACGCCAGCAATACGCCGTTTCGTAAATACAAGAGTACGGATCATGAGGGTGGCATCTGTACTCCATTTATCGCAGCCTGGCCTGGAGTGATTCAGCAGCAGGGCAAAATATGCAATGCCGTGGCCCATCTGATCGATGTGCTGCCGACTTTGGCGGAGATCAGCGGCGCGCAGTACCCTGCGGAGTATAATGGCCGCACGGTGCTGCCGATGGAGGGCGCCAGTCTTGTTCCGATTTTTCAGGGTCTCAAGCAAAAAAAGGAGCGCACACTTTTTTGGCGCACTCATCGCGACAGCCATCGCGCGGTTCGCCGAGGCGCCTGGAAGCTGGTTTCCGCCGATCCAGAGGCGCCCTGGCAGCTCTATGATCTCAAACACGATCGATTTGAAACCCGGGACCTGTCGTTTGCGCATCCGGATAGAGTGAAGGAGATGGCCGAGCTGTATGCGGTGTGGGAAAGAAAAGTAGGCTTGGACAGGGAATAACGCTTCACAGTTCCCGTGTCTGCGCCGGGAAGAGAGGTTGCCGCTTTGACGCTGTATTCATAAACGGCAAACCAATCAGCGTCGGTATGAGCAGACAGCGGTCCAAATAACTCGGCTGCGATTGCGATAATGAACGTCTGAGCCTCAGCCCACCGTTGCCGCTATCTCAGTCCCTCCAGCTTTTCGAGAAACAGTCGATCCAGGCTGTAGGATGAGAAAAAAACCACGCCGTCGGCGTTCATAGAGTCGCAAAACGCGATCTGTCTGATCATGCTCTCCGGTGTGGCCCATTGGTACAGACTGCTGCTGCCGACTCCGATTCCCGGGCACATGAGCACTTGGCCCCGGCGGTCCGCCATGGCCTGACGAACTTTTTTTTCAAAATGGTCGCAACGATCGGTGTAGAGCATGGGGCTGACCATGTCCACCAATCCTTCCTCCGCCCAGACAACCCAGTCTTGACCTACCATAATCCGTGCCGTGGCGGCATCATTGAAAACCGCTGCGCTGATCTTCACCTTCCGGTTTATCGTATCCAACCCCTCTCTCAGCTCGCGGACAAAGATCGTAACCCGCTCCCTGTTCCAGTGAAGCCATTCGTTCCAGGCGATGCTTCCGGTATCGCGATTTTTTACCTCTGCCAGGTCGATGCCGGTGTCCTCTTTGAACAGCCGCAGGGTCTCCCGGTCAAAACTGAAATAGGGTTCAACGGGTTCACAGGGATAGCGAATGTAATCCAGATGGACCCAGCAGACATCGTATTTCTGCACGAGTTCGAGGATCAAACTCTTTTCATAGGCGCGAACAGCCGGCATAGCAGGGTTGGCCACTGCCACCATCTCCCGTTTGGGGTTGGTGATCAACCATTCGGGGTGACGGCCGACTTCGCCCAGCATGGCGGTCTCGGGAAAAACACAAAACCAGGGGTGCACTTCCATTTTTCTTTTTGCCGCCTCATTGAGAAACAGAGCGAAAAAATCCCAGTCATATGCTTTGTCCCGCATGCCGATCTCACTGCTGTAATAGAGATGGCCGGTTGTGTTCTTGACTAAGATGAACAGCGTGTTGATTCCGGCACGGGCATAGGCGTCCAGAGTAATTTGCATCTTTTCTTTTGCGATCGTCTTGTCCGGACCGAAAAAGCCGGGGTGCATCCATACTCCGCGCACGCGGACCGGTGGGTTTTCATTGGGCATGGCGGCTGCGTGCAGCGTGATGTCCATCCAGGATAGAAAGAGGACGAGAATATAGCCGACGCACGGTTTCATCATTCAGCCTCGTCAATGTGGAGAAGGTCTCTTGGTTCAACGCTGGCACAGGCGGC encodes:
- a CDS encoding family 10 glycosylhydrolase, translated to MMKPCVGYILVLFLSWMDITLHAAAMPNENPPVRVRGVWMHPGFFGPDKTIAKEKMQITLDAYARAGINTLFILVKNTTGHLYYSSEIGMRDKAYDWDFFALFLNEAAKRKMEVHPWFCVFPETAMLGEVGRHPEWLITNPKREMVAVANPAMPAVRAYEKSLILELVQKYDVCWVHLDYIRYPCEPVEPYFSFDRETLRLFKEDTGIDLAEVKNRDTGSIAWNEWLHWNRERVTIFVRELREGLDTINRKVKISAAVFNDAATARIMVGQDWVVWAEEGLVDMVSPMLYTDRCDHFEKKVRQAMADRRGQVLMCPGIGVGSSSLYQWATPESMIRQIAFCDSMNADGVVFFSSYSLDRLFLEKLEGLR